A genomic region of Branchiostoma lanceolatum isolate klBraLanc5 chromosome 4, klBraLanc5.hap2, whole genome shotgun sequence contains the following coding sequences:
- the LOC136432654 gene encoding microtubule-associated protein 10-like, with product METETLFSFEVVVESVQIRGVVQCRLPAVAFRLLDFPTLLIRHDVTEAALRMRELGINSDPTWAPIEEEHGKAGRFEFGKGKSCLLRMRPEVLREHLRNIPLYVMVIDSWSDVPRLVGNSSVPLTSSMELVYQDIQSDGITSPSVHGEKGEFPLHNLMGTQIGTVEMGYRLMSLGTMLMQHVPRDAVMQRRGVEGREERETPKEAEIETPASKPSEGDILVAKATQYEYDRADSPPTVATQTEAPQKHRKAKVKEDVDSMSDNNIICPPPLFYNSMAADPPQKAPKPKSAPPTGRVSYDIADFYSEIGESSEEENKDPQTRGVKVERGVQTSQNVNVQAGHEDNQGPPISLPAGLPLLRQLFSELSVLEGRSVGMHVFESQHPAPREEARVRISRPETAPPKPPAAQPVERTKERPAPLHGSPLRVRHQPCARGDAPVPKTRSWIRQVPQAPVRGRGRSKLRYGMTHSLRLRIQQSNPAWLEKMEGERTLQQHEIDRPQRPPRRPLEQIQQPSQQRPSEQTITVSRRPGRRGDVYGREVRSLIGESGVLFDKAAVLTETVVTDEKHEARRKPVPTPRQHSHSEIEDHEQEEPLPFDRSLVEMETPKVDVGFGTTGSSESENQSKKSIQVFLPLVPNQDESEIPDDSLDQQDLEGKESNKTEKKQAMSRQDAVSEPESGHSYSEDFEEHETHDEYSTAASHMSHDDTSESVKSDSPPSQASTTVEKRRESTSKPKRDVLEDRRSPDSVASGRSDRSRYSAFSQASSRPRAGSFGLGAPPPPTPSKSPVMGVRQSSKKALPTDTRTSNDEDSQANVDRNGSSRPPPRIVPRDRKISTNTASVSSYVPSHLSTDIENLSTEGSLDF from the exons ATGGAAACCGAAACGTTGTTCTCCTTTGAGGTCGTTGTGGAGTCCGTGCAGATACGCGGAGTAGTACAATGTCGTCTTCCCGCCGTGGCCTTCCGCCTCCTCGACTTCCCAACCCTCTTGATCCGTCACGACGTCACGGAGGCGGCCCTGCGCATGCGGGAACTCGGGATCAACTCCGACCCTACCTGGGCACCGATAGAGGAGGAACACGGTAAGGCAGGAAGATTCGAGTTCGGTAAGGGAAAGTCGTGTCTACTCAGAATGCGACCCGAGGTTCTCCGTGAACATCTGAGGAACATCCCTCTCTACGTCatggtgattgacagctggtcAGACGTGCCGCGATTGGTTGGTAACAGTTCGGTCCCCCTGACGTCATCCATGGAGCTGGTGTATCAGGACATCCAGAGTGATGGAATCACTTCTCCCTCTGTTCACGGAGAGAAGGGAGAGTTTCCTCTGCACAATCTCATGGGCACACAG ATTGGTACGGTGGAAATGGGATATCGCCTGATGAGTCTGGGAACGATGCTGATGCAGCACGTTCCCAGGGACGCGGTGATGCAGCGACGGGGGGTCGAAGGTCGTGAGGAAAGAGAAACACCCAAAGAAGCTGAAATAGAAACGCCAGCCTCTAAACCATCCGAGGGGGACATTCTTGTTGCAAAAGCTACACAATACGAATATGATCGTGCGGACAGTCCGCCTACTGTAGCCACACAAACAGAAGCaccacaaaaacacagaaaagccAAAGTAAAGGAAGACGTGGACTCAATGAGTGACAATAATATCATCTGCCCACCACCTCTCTTTTACAATTCCATGGCAGCCGATCCACCGCAGAAAGCACCAAAGCCAAAATCAGCTCCACCTACCGGCCGTGTATCATATGACATTGCAGACTTTTACTCTGAAATCGGAGAGTCGTCTGAAGAAGAGAACAAAGATCCTCAGACCAGAGGTGTAAAAGTGGAGAGAGGAGTACAGACTTCTCAAAATGTGAACGTACAGGCTGGCCACGAAGACAATCAAGGCCCTCCGATCAGTTTACCCGCTGGCCTTCCTTTACTTCGCCAGCTGTTTTCAGAGTTGTCCGTTCTAGAAGGGCGTTCTGTCGGAATGCATGTGTTTGAAAGTCAGCATCCAGCACCAAGAGAGGAGGCAAGAGTGAGGATATCTCGCCCGGAAACAGCGCCGCCCAAGCCGCCTGCTGCTCAGCCAGTTGAGCGGACCAAGGAGAGACCAGCTCCACTCCACGGTTCGCCGTTGAGGGTGCGTCACCAGCCGTGTGCACGAGGTGACGCACCCGTGCCAAAGACGAGATCATGGATACGTCAGGTGCCCCAGGCTCCCGTGCGCGGACGGGGGCGGAGTAAGCTGAGATACGGCATGACCCATTCTCTGCGGCTACGCATCCAACAGTCCAACCCGGCATGGCTGGAGAAGATGGAGGGGGAGAGAACTTTACAGCAGCACGAGATAGATCGACCACAAAGACCTCCTCGTAGGCCACTTGAACAGATTCAGCAACCATCCCAACAGCGACCGAGCGAACAAACAATCACAGTATCCAGAAGACCAGGGCGAAGGGGAGATGTATATGGTAGAGAGGTTCGCAGTCTGATAGGTGAATCGGGTGTTCTGTTTGACAAAGCTGCTGTCCTCACTGAGACAGTTGTGACTGACGAAAAGCACGAAGCGCGACGGAAACCCGTACCAACACCCAGGCAGCATAGCCATTCAGAAATAGAGGACCACGAACAAGAAGAACCTCTGCCTTTCGACAGATCGCTTGTAGAAATGGAGACGCCAAAAGTAGATGTGGGCTTTGGTACTACGGGAAGTTCGGAGTCAGAAAACCAGAGCAAGAAAAGTATTCAGGTGTTCCTACCCCTCGTGCCTAATCAGGACGAAAGCGAGATACCAGACGACTCATTAGATCAGCAAGATCTAGAGGGGAAAGAATCCAACAAGACGGAGAAGAAACAAGCCATGAGTCGACAGGATGCTGTATCCGAGCCAGAATCTGGTCACAGCTACTCTGAAGACTTTGAAGAGCACGAAACTCACGACGAATATTCGACCGCCGCTAGTCACATGTCGCACGATGATACATCTGAATCGGTCAAATCTGATTCGCCACCATCACAGGCATCAACTACTGTAGAAAAACGCCGGGAGTCGACTTCGAAACCAAAACGAGATGTTTTAGAGGACCGCCGGTCACCTGATTCCGTAGCGTCGGGTCGGTCCGACAGGTCCCGATATTCAGCTTTCAGTCAAGCGTCCTCACGACCCCGTGCCGGCAGCTTCGGACTCGGTGCGCCGCCCCCGCCTACTCCCTCCAAGTCTCCCGTCATGGGTGTACGGCAATCGTCCAAGAAGGCCCTTCCCACTGATACTAGGACATCGAATGATGAGGACTCGCAGGCTAATGTAGACAGGAACGGAAGTAGTCGTCCGCCGCCACGAATCGTCCCGCGAGACAGGAAGATCTCAACGAACACCGCGTCCGTCAGTAGTTATGTCCCCTCACACTTGTCTACCGACATTGAGAATTTGAGCACCGAAGGATCCTTGGACTTTTAA
- the LOC136432667 gene encoding spore coat polysaccharide biosynthesis protein SpsK-like, with protein sequence MQGVKRTSLAVRDAYLLEFARYPDRRGHLEELYNETKYPAGVAQHWAQVTCSTSYRNVLRGLHCSTYGKLVTCVVGRIYDVVVDLRETSPTYLRWSAAILSDDNRRQMYIPPNCGHGFYTLGERNTVVYCQGGVYQPATERDVLWSDPLVNVYWPLQTGVTPVLSDKDLSAPCLHENEVQVDPLRERYLIIGASGQVGGALMEALRHRSKEIVAIGTYNLHPQEGMLPFSLEEAGRSEEVCRDLLTMVRPSVIIICAAFTWTDGCEREPEKAQLVNCTAVLNLAQCAKAINSKVVFYSTDYVFPGSDEDDISDGGYSESSPCKPLQTYGETKYRAEQKLLTVHPEALILRTSTVFGPEIQGKNFVYQLVTNMTSGKDMTLTNVKCTPTYNRDLAAMTLKLIDKGCSGIYHVVGDEAMTKLEFARRVARCLDVDTSKLRVAGNVNDDSGCKRPKDAILSSEKRKQELPGFTCRNVEEAIADWLQNGAGKPLTA encoded by the exons ATGCAGGGAGTTAAGCGGACGTCACTAGCCGTCCGAGACGCATACTTGCTGGAGTTCGCTCGCTATCCCGACCGCCGCGGCCATCTTGAGGAACTGTACAACGAGACGAAGTACCCTGCGGGTGTGGCTCAGCACTGGGCTCAGGTCACCTGCTCAACGTCTTACCGTAACGTCTTGAGGGGACTGCACTGTTCCAC TTACGGAAAGCTTGTGACGTGTGTGGTTGGCCGTATCTATGACGTAGTTGTGGACCTGCGCGAGACCTCGCCAACCTACCTGCGCTGGTCGGCCGCCATCCTCAGCGACGACAACCGCCGTCAGATGTACATCCCTCCGAACTGCGGGCACGGCTTCTACACTCTCGGGGAGAGAAACACGGTGGTGTACTGCCAGGGAGGAGTGTACCAACCGGCCACGGAGAGAGACGTGCTCTGGTCCGACCCGCTTGTGAACGTGTACTGGCCTCTACAGACGGGGGTCACACCTGTTCTCTCAGACAAGGACCTTTCCGCGCCTTGCCTACATGAGAACGAGGTTCAAGTTGATCCACTCAGAGAAAGGTACCTGATCATTGGCGCGTCCGGTCAAGTGGGCGGGGCACTGATGGAGGCTCTTCGTCACCGCTCGAAGGAGATCGTTGCCATAGGAACGTATAATTTGCATCCACAGGAGGGGATGCTGCCGTTCAGCCTAGAAGAGGCGGGAAGGTCTGAAGAAGTGTGTCGGGACCTCCTGACTATGGTTCGCCCGTCAGTGATCATCATTTGCGCGGCGTTCACATGGACGGACGGCTGCGAGAGAGAACCTGAGAAGGCTCAACTCGTCAACTGCACCGCTGTACTTAATCTCGCCCAATGCGCTAAAGCCATCAACTCCAAAGTGGTGTTCTACTCGACCGACTACGTGTTTCCCGGCAGCGATGAGGATGACATCTCCGACGGCGGGTACAGCGAGTCGAGCCCGTGTAAACCACTTCAGACGTACGGTGAAACCAAGTACCGCGCCGAGCAGAAGCTGCTAACGGTCCATCCAGAAGCACTAATCCTCAGAACCTCCACAGTGTTCGGTCCTGAGATACAAGGGAAGAACTTCGTGTACCAACTCGTCACCAACATGACGTCAGGGAAGGACATGACACTCACCAACGTCAAGTGCACACCCACCTATAACAGGGACCTGGCAGCCATGACATTGAAACTGATTGATAAAGGTTGTTCCGGGATCTATCACGTGGTCGGAGACGAAGCCATGACCAAGTTAGAGTTCGCTAGACGCGTGGCGCGGTGCTTGGACGTCGACACGTCCAAACTTCGTGTAGCTGGTAACGTGAATGACGATAGTGGATGCAAGAGGCCAAAGGACGCCATTCTTTCTTCAGAGAAGAGGAAACAGGAACTGCCAGGATTCACGTGCAGAAACGTGGAAGAAGCTATCGCCGACTGGTTGCAGAATGGTGCCGGGAAACCACTAACGGCTTAa